The DNA region GCCGTCTCTGAATGAACCTCAGAagaatgcaaaataaaaatctacaCAGAAAATCGCTCTGTAATTTTGGAGGAAAGCTCGATGCCTGGGAACGAGTGCAAACCAAAAACcatttcaataaaaataaaaaatgtacagtTCCGAAATGCTCCCAGTGCTGCAGAAGATGTGGACACCGATAAAAAACAGGCTTAAACTATTGAGGGAAAAAGGGAGATGACGGATAAGAAGATGAAAACGTTGCACATTACAGGTTTTTCTTGAAACATAACATATCCTCTGAGctcgtcctctcctctgctACGGTTCCACTCTCACGTCTTGCTGCTGTCGGCGGGTCAGGCCTGTGAAGGGCCACTTTGTCTTTTTAGCGCAGTGATCCTGTTTCTGACGTAGTCCTTCACACCCTTCCAAGAACGGGTCTTCAGTGCTTTGGCCTCGGCCTCAAGACACTGGATGCAGTCGTTTTTCTGAGGCACCTTGTGTCCCTCAATGAAACGCATCATGTGTCTTTCAACAGCTCGGACCTCTGCTTCTTCCCACTTCTGTTTGCCCTTATATTGAGACcctgtgggagggggggggagacacaCAAGAAATTCAGTTGACATGCCCATTTGTGGACAAAGGCTGGAAACTTTGACATTACATTAGGTTTGACCACAGGTGAACAGCTACAGGGGGATGTTAAGTAAAGTTTGCATATCTCTGTCACGGCTAATGACATATCTCAACATGTTAAACAAAGTGGAAAAACCCCACAGACCCACTCGTTTAAATTGAATTTCAACAAAATCTGGTGTCAGTGCGGATCTGCAGGTTGATATAAAAATCAGGTATATTTGGGGGACTGGTATCTAAGAGTGTGTTGGCCCTCGGTGGAGACATGTACTCAAATGATTTCTAGTTACTTAGGAAATCAATGAAACGTCAAAAGTAGaatcgcaatgttaaagaaagtgaaataaattcCAGGATCTGCCCTAAAATCAAATGGCTTTATAATACCTGAAAACCAATACTGCAATGAGGAAAATCTCTACAAGCAACACAACTTAAAAAACAGGATAAAAAGCTTGTTCATGACCAACATAACTACCTTTGTCTCTTTGTTGAGTAGGAACAGTCCTGCAGTTGCCTGTTGTTGATCCATGTTCTTGTTGATAGTCATCTGCTTGTTGGTAGCTCGTGCCGGAGAGCTCAGTGTGATACCATGATGCAGCTTGTTGTCCTGTTTCAGGATATAACCTCTctgtattaaaaacaaaaaaaggaagttTTCTACTTACATACGGATCTCATATCTTCTGATTACTTCCCATTGGTTTTACAGCCTCGGCTTCTCTCCTAATAAAACTACACGCCCACTTTGACTCTTGTGGAGGGATTATACCTGAACACTCTACTTGGAAACCATGTCTTGACACAAAAGGGcattaaactgaaaatgtattaCCTTCAAAATCCATGTCATCCTGCTGCATGCAGCCGTTCTGTTGATAGGATTTCGTTTGATAACGACGGCCAAAAATGAGTTTGGCCTCCTCGTCATCCAGGTTCATCAGCTGGAGCATCTTCGGGTAATGCTTCAGGATCTTTCTCGATGTCAGTGCTTCAGGGTTTTTCGCTCCACATTCTTTGACAAAGTGATGGATGGACTCCGAGCCTTTGTAGGCAGAGAGCGCACACGGCCGGCCAAAGAGAAAGGGATTCTTCTGTGGGACGCCGCAGGTCTCACGAAGCTTCACGAGAAGCTCCATGGCTGAAACAAATGAGGGTTTTAATAGAACAGGGACCATTCTCCCACAGCTGCCCTTTATGTCAACTCTAGAGAAAATCCCACACATGGTTCTTTCCAAATCTGTTACGGACACGTCCATGTCGTCGAGCACGTTGGACTTTTTCCGTGACATGAAAGTCTTCAGCTGAATCGACGACACCTCTCCAGGTTTCCTCCTGTTGAACACGATCGTCCGGGCCAGTATCACCTTGGCCAGACAAGCATAGTTTTCTGCAGAAGGGTTTTCTCCCAGTTTGTTCTCAGCAAGACGATGAACCGTGTCCAGGTGGGAATTCAGAAGCCTTACATCTTGGGCGATTGGCACATTTCTATCCGtggtcttttttatttctctgagaTTTGTTAACGCACCTGAAGAAATGAGCCTATTCCATTTCTTCTGATACACCACAAGGAAGTTTTTTGCCGACTCTGCCAGACTCGTATCACCGCTCTTCACCGCATTAGCCTCAACGATGCTACAGGCCTTCTGCAGGTGGTAACCCAGCTTGATGGCAAGTGAAGGAATgctgaatgttttgttttcgAGGTCGTAGCCCGCCAGCACTTTCACTGCAGCCACCACGTGCCTGAAGCTTGAAGGGTAGAAGAATTCCTCCAGGTTCTTCAGCGGGGTTGTTTTCTGAGCTTCGAGCACAAGTCTTGCTAACTGACGGAGGTTTTGCCGAATATAATCGTGCTTCCTTACATCGGAGGCGTACTGGTTGAACATTTGCTCACCGAACTGCAAGATGACCTGGTCGTCGATGACCGTTTTTGTAACATCGTCGTATATCATCTCACAAACAATGTCCTTGAAACCATCGCTGATGCCCAGATCTCCAAAGATCTCGAGCGCGCACCGCGATGCAATACGCTTCCTTCCAAATTCAGATTCATTTTCATCCTTTACTTTATCTGGGCATTTTCTCATGTGTCTGTACACAGCTTTCTTCACATAAAGGCCGTGACAGTAGAGACAGTGAAGAAAGTCTTGGGCTTGTCCAGGCTTGCGTGGTCGTTTTTGGACGGCAAGTACTCCCTTTCCTGCTTTTATCACATTCTTATTATGCACAAAGTTTCCTTGATTTATGAGTTTTTTCCATATCTTTCGTCTTTCTCTTGACAAGACGGGGTATTGAAAAGCAACTGCAACCTCGGCTTTGTCGCAGTGAACCCTCTCAAAGTGCCGTGCCATTTTGGACTGCGGCTTCg from Limanda limanda chromosome 5, fLimLim1.1, whole genome shotgun sequence includes:
- the LOC133001691 gene encoding uncharacterized protein LOC133001691; translated protein: MMDNPAATKSHVPCLSWVSPHGWSSSSTGQGALLEPLGGSQHLGLGSSSDHRPSYDHLLGPSCVSGPSSLQSPQSPHNMYQSAMYKPPHVSSHPAAAALFTDTSIQNHGGQLCRSQHVPLLLPHNPYRPQLTNQGLAGGLQGLPMSLPACGQRLHVPQAPSGGMNVESAGVAGYAQGFGPSTSQEQAQWMPSLHSRGAENKSGCDAAAQCNNEPSHKNRIPLPDNERQRSAILNQRAQLLKQLAEMDELLDSIPADDTGDGRSLHTAMQSHLSAHCSSPASCDEHVETCDLPGDPMSAGESLKKENTSSESGEDTDPDYFPNDDGDFSDVQSDTDWSSSDKSSHSASSTPDEEPSEGKTKTKSSLFKDKGAKKFSATNQKKSSQTVVLPTLNTKEQRVYDKRNYCLFCSKPQSKMARHFERVHCDKAEVAVAFQYPVLSRERRKIWKKLINQGNFVHNKNVIKAGKGVLAVQKRPRKPGQAQDFLHCLYCHGLYVKKAVYRHMRKCPDKVKDENESEFGRKRIASRCALEIFGDLGISDGFKDIVCEMIYDDVTKTVIDDQVILQFGEQMFNQYASDVRKHDYIRQNLRQLARLVLEAQKTTPLKNLEEFFYPSSFRHVVAAVKVLAGYDLENKTFSIPSLAIKLGYHLQKACSIVEANAVKSGDTSLAESAKNFLVVYQKKWNRLISSGALTNLREIKKTTDRNVPIAQDVRLLNSHLDTVHRLAENKLGENPSAENYACLAKVILARTIVFNRRKPGEVSSIQLKTFMSRKKSNVLDDMDVSVTDLERTMCGIFSRVDIKGSCGRMVPVLLKPSFVSAMELLVKLRETCGVPQKNPFLFGRPCALSAYKGSESIHHFVKECGAKNPEALTSRKILKHYPKMLQLMNLDDEEAKLIFGRRYQTKSYQQNGCMQQDDMDFEERLYPETGQQAASWYHTELSGTSYQQADDYQQEHGSTTGNCRTVPTQQRDKGSQYKGKQKWEEAEVRAVERHMMRFIEGHKVPQKNDCIQCLEAEAKALKTRSWKGVKDYVRNRITALKRQSGPSQA